In candidate division TA06 bacterium, the genomic window TCCATAAGCTGATCCGGGCCCGCTTCACTCAGGGCCTTTTCAAGGTCCGGGGTGATTCTCGAATTCGGCGCGGAAAGGGCTGTTGAAGCGAGAGCAAATACCATTAAGAATAGCAAAAACTTGTTCATAGAATCCTCCTAGAGTTTGCTAAGCGACTCCAAAACCAGACAGACAAAAAAACCGCGACCCTCACCCCCTCTCGATGGTTTAATCTAGTGGCTTATAAGGTGATCCCCGCGGACATAAAGTAGTGCAGTCTTACCTATACCAGCCAAGGATATATTACATAATACTGGCAGAAAAGTCAACCTAAAGGTGCACGCTGAACAATGGCTATCAGCTTCTAGGAAAACCTTTTCACCACAGAGAACACAGAGACTAATATCTGGCCTCAAACCCTCGTAGAATCTCAGTGACCTCAGTGGTTTGTTTTGTTCACCACAGAGAACACAGAGACTAATGTCTGGCTCCAAACCCTAGTAGAATCTCAGTGTCCTCAGTGGTGGGTTTTTTGAGCACAGAGAACAGAGACTGTTTTCTTGTAAGTGGCAAGTCACTTGTCAGCTCACACATGAAACCACGAAATTCCCATCGCCCAGTTCCACCACCTTCGAAATTTCTCTCAACTCCTCCCCACGTCCCCGCAAATAGAAAATCAAAAACTGAAGAACCCAAGATCGAGAAGTTAAGCGTAGGCGGGCGAAGGAGGGTGTGAAGTCTGTAGTTTAACAGTTTCTCGTTTTTTTGCCCTTTGATATTTGACGTCGATTTTAGCGCTTTAGAATCTCGTGTAATCTATGGCTTCAGGTCTTGGTTTCAATCTCCATTTTCGGTCTTCGTGGTCCGGGGCAGGCCTCATACTCAAGCGGTAAGCTGCAGACTTTCTAGCAGTTATCGGCTGTCGGTTCTCTGAGCATGATCTGCAAGACCGCCATAGGTCCTGTTTTCGGCCTTTGCACTTCACTGGAGATGTGTTTTTTTGCTTGACAGGGGATGTTGTTAGACACTACAATGGACGGATGTAAGGCAAAGGCCCGATGAAGGTTGCCAATAGCAGGCGGTTCGGGTCTCGAAGTAGATGAGCTTGCCACAAGGGACGCGTGGTGTTCGGGTGCGAACAAATCTTAGGGCCTAGTATTAGCGTTGAGGCTACGCGCAGAACCCTGTCTGTTGTGAGGAGTAATCTGTCAAGGGTTCTTCCTTGTCTCTTGCTTGGCACCACTGGTCTCCCGCCGTAGCACCCAGGGCAGCTGTTAACACCAATGCTCAAGAACCAAACAGGAGGGTTCAGATGAAAAACCTCACCCAATTTTTTCGGCTAGCGATCATCCTGGCAGGGGTCGCCTTAGTGGCGAACCCGCTATTTTGTCGTGCTGATATTCCGGAAGTGGATTGGACTCAGACCGACTGGTCAGGAGGAGAGGGTCAGGAGCAATGGGAAGACCCCACGAAATATTTGTCTGACAACCAGATGAACGGATGGCGAGGTCCAGGGGATCTCCTTTTGGATGCGCCTAATTACGACTATTGGTATGAGACCCTAGTTCTTGGTGGCGGTGTTAAGTCCTTCAAATCACTGTTGGCGCTTTCGGATGGTACGGTACTGGCTTGCAACACCCCTGGGTACGTATTCAGAAGCACAGACCAAGGCGAGACGTGGAGCGGTGCCGCTGTGGGCTTTGGAGTTACGAGGGTGAACTGTATGCTTGAAGACCGCCAAGGAACCATCTACATTGGCACATACCCAAATGGACTGGTTCTGAAGTCAACGGACGACGGTGCCCACTGGGTACCGACAGGGGAGATTCCAGGTACGCCCGCCTGTATTTGGGACCTCATCGAGGTTGACGAGCTTTCCGAATTTGCCCTGTGGGCAGCCAAGGACTGGAATGCAGGCGGTGGACCGGTTGCCAGGAGCTACGATGGGGGCGACAATTGGGAAGATCTGCCCTCTTTTCCCTCCGCCGATGACGGATGCAGAAGACTGGTACAGACCGAGGAAGCCGGCCAACTCGTTATTTACGCTTCAGCGTATTTCTACTCTTCACCGGAATTGGGCATGGATGTTTTCAAGACCACTGGCCCTAACCTCGGAGATGACTGGGAAAGCATCGGCAGAATCGAAACGGGACCTCAATACGAGACCAAAATTCCAGCTCTCCTCTGGGCAGACAATGGAATCAATGGATGGCTCTATGCAGGAACGGGCGCTTACTGGGGAAGAGTCTATCGGTATGAGAGCCCTGACTGGGTCCAGACAGGTGTTTTGTTGGAGAAAGGGCGTGTGACGGACCTCATCCAAGCAGACAATGGGGATCTGTACGCCACACTCGGAGGTAATTGGACAACCGACGCCGATGTGGCCAGGTCAGGAGACATGGGCGACAACTGGCATAGCGTGGCTTACCACCCTCAGACTTCCAGTGTGTACGACATCATGCAGGCTCCTGACGGCACCCTCTACGACGGCACCAGCTGGAACAAAGTCATGAAGGCCGGGTACTTCACAGAGGGGGAACTTGTTTCCTCGGTGTATGATACGAGAAGCATATTGACCCAGTACAGGACAATAGTCTACTCTGTAAACGAGAATGATGGTGTTATCACAGTAAAAGCTCGGACAGACGATAATTCTGACATGTCTACAGCTCCTGACTGGAGCCAATGTAGTCGCTACGATAGTGGCGATCCGCTCCCAAAAGCCCCAGATGTTGAAGACGGAGAGCGCTACATACAGTACCAGATAACGATGGTTCCTGACGACGATGTTGCCCCAAACTGGAGTCCAGAACTGCAAGAAATAACACTTACGTATGCTCTGCCTTGTCTGCAGTCCAGCTCACCTGAAGCCACGGCATATCCCCAGGGCAGAAAGATAGTGAGCGTTCCCGGAGCAGACTTGGGGGATATCTGGGTTTGCTATCAGGACGACTGGGAGATCTATGTCGCGCATTCACTGGATGGGGGAAGTGGGTGGGTGGAGAAGACATGCGTAGGCGAGATATACTCCCAAACGCTGGCGTTATGTGCGCAGTTGTATCCGTGCATTGCAGTGCCGCCACCACCTTTTAGCGCGGTAGCACCTGATGTGTACTGGGTTGACACGTGTGGGCGATTGTGGGTTGTGACGAGGGAAGGCAATGGCTGGAGTGAGCCAATACTCCTGGTGGACGGTTATCAGTATGATGTGAGATTCGGCCAGCCTGCTGTGGCCATCTCGCCGATAGACGGACTTGTTCACATTGTTTTTGGGTGTGAGTGGGTAGACGCTTTGGAGGAAGTGGCGCGTACCGACATAAGACATGGCATATGGGACAGAGCAAGTTATCAAACGTGGGACCCATACGAGTTGGGTATGGTCGACATTGTTATGTACAGCAAAGAGTGTAGGACTCCGTCCATTGAATTTGATGAGAACAACGGGCTTTTGCATCTGGTCTATGAGAGGATGGGCGATATACTGAGCCGGTACTGGCCTTCTCCAACTCCACTACCGTGGCTGTGGTCTGAGCCTAAACTAGTCTCCGACGGCGTCATGAGAGCTGAATATCCGTTTGTCAATGCGGATGAATCATATGTCTACGCCGCATGGGAAGCATCGGATATGACGCAAGTGCACCCTGAAGTATACTGGAAGTATAAGGAGATAACAGCGGAGGTCTGGCCGTCTGGTTTGGGTGACAATATCTCTGACACGTATGACCGCAACTCAGTGTACGCGTCCATTCTGCACGGCATCTACGCGACGTGGAGTGAGTCTTATGTTGATAATAACTACGAAATCGCGTTCAAAGAATCGCCCTGGATAGATCCGTGGACGAACATAAGTGACACTGATAAGGACTCCAAGTATTCGCACATGGAGATACAGTACGATGGTCCGAGCGGGACATCCTTCTTTTTGTGGACCGACGGGGAAGCACGGCCCTACGATGTGATGGTGAGGCCAAAGGTTCTCTCTTTGGTCGGCCAGGGTTTGTCCGTGACTGGTCCGGCGGGCCGCGAGTCGCGCTTGGCTTATTCAGGTAAGTCGACCGAACACGCACCCCAGATTGTGTCGCACCCTAACCCAGCAGCAGGCAAGATCCGTGTCGAATATTTGGTATCGAGTGACACACCCCACAAGTTGGAGGTGTTTGACATTTCGGGACGAATGGTTGCCGCCTTGGACCTGGGTAGCCCGCGCCCTGGCTGGAATTCTGTGTCATGGGGAGGGCTCGATCCAAAGGGTGAAAGACTTCCGCCTGGGACATATTTCTTGCACATACGAGGACAATCTCCTGGCCCGACAGGCAAGGTTGTGCTCGTAAGGTAAGACACCACGGAGTTGAAGAGAGGGGTTTGAATTTCTGGAGACCGGCCTGGCTGGTAGTTGGGCCGGTCTCTGTTGTCTAGAGGCCCTCAACCTCAATTCCGGCATCTAGCAGTATCGCCGCGAGGATTCCCATTCCCGGGCTTCTCTGCCAGTCTATGGTTGTCTCCCTTACCCCACATGACGGGCTGGCTTCTTTTAGAATAGCAGTTTTCGCTCCGCAGGTTCTTCCTAGCAGGACTATCTGATCACAAGCTTCAGTGAGGATTTTGGTGATGTTGCGGCCATCTTCTGTGATGATGCCGGCCTTGCCGGAGGCGACGTCCTTCCCGTCGCCTCCCATGAGTGTGCATTTTGGCCTGGGCGTACCGAGGCCTGCAAGCTGTTCTGGACAGACTGGAATTGCCCTGCCCTGTTTCAGCAGCTCTATTGCACTCTCTTCGGGAGCGGAGTTCCCGTCATAGCGGGTACATAATCGAAGGAGGCAAGCTGATATCAGTACCATTGGCTCGAAGTCCTGAAAAAGCGGAGTCCATTCCGCCTTGTGGCAGAGTATCCTATCTGGTGATTGGAGGCGTGTCAACAAGAGGATTGAGGCGAAAGGTGGGCACAGTTTCGAGCGCCCGGTTTAGGGTGAGCATAAGTCTTTGTAGTGTATGGACTTAAGTGTTACAACCCAGGTTTGGGTGGTTAGCTGCCAAAGTGCGTGTACACTGGCAATAGGCTGGGTTCTTGCAATAGGACTTGACTAGAAGGCCTTCCGGATGTAAAGTTAAGTTTGCTGGTCGAGAGAGGTCCAGGTGAGTGAGAGGGGAGCAAAGATTGTTCGGGAGGTCCTGAGGATTGTGGGCCTTCTTGTGTTATTCCTGGCCGTGTTTGCGGCTGGGGCCGGTGTGTCAGGCATCAGGTTCCTCAAAAAAGACCTGCCATCTGCACACGATCTGGAGGCCTACCAAGCTCCTCTTGTTACGCGATTCTATGATCTTCAGGATTCTCTTCTGGCTGAATTCTATATAGAGAAGAGGATGCCAGTCCCGCTGGATAGAGTACCCAAGCACCTTATCGACGCTGTAATCACCATGGAGGACAGGAAGTTCTATGAACACTGGGGTGTGAACCTGTTGTCGGTGTTCAGGGCGGTGGTCTCGAACCTGAGAGCGGGGAGGGTGGTCAGAGGTGGTTCTACAATTACTCAACAGCTCGCCAGAGCTCTCTTTCTGACTCAGGAGAGAAGCATTGTACGGAAGATGAGGGAAGCGCTTCTGGCCATGGAGGTTGAGAGGACATACTCAAAAGACAAGATTCTGGAGATGTACCTCAACCAGATCTATTTTGGCCATGGCGCCTACGGAATCAAATCTGCTGCGGAGACCTATTTCAACAGGGATATCGGCGATGTGACTCTGGCAGAGGCCGCTTTGCTTGCGGCGATCATAAGGTCGCCGGCGGCTTATTCTCCCTTTTCTCATCCAGAGGAGGCCCTGAGGAGAAGATCTATTGTGCTGGAGGCGATGGTCGGAGCCGGCGCGATAGGCCGTAGAGAGGCTGGTCAGGCCAAGAACTCACCGCTTGGTGTCAAAAGGTCAACCGAAGGGACCACAAAGGTCGCCGCCTATTTTGTGGAAGAAGTGAGGAAGTTCATAGAGCGCAAGTTCGGAAGCAGGATGCTCTATAGGGACGGGGTGAGTGTCTATACGACACTGGACATTGGGCTTCAGAGGAAAGCTGAAGAGGTACTCGAGACCTGGCTTGGGAGTTTCGAGGAGGCTAACAAGTTCAAATCGACCCTTGAGAAGAACGAGCCACTGCCTGAGTCTCTCGGCTTCGAAGGAACGAGCTACCTTCAGGCCGCACTTGTTGCAATTGATCCGCGGACAGGGTATGTACAAGCGATGGTTGGGGGAAGGAGCTTTGAGGACAGCAAATTCAACAGGGCAACGCAGGCGCACAGGCAGCCTGGTTCGGCCTTCAAGCCATTTCTGTGGACCGCAGCCATAGACAATCAGTATACTGCGGCTGACATTGTGCTCGATGCCCCAATAATTGTCCCGGTCAAGGACTCCATTTACAGGCCGTCAAACTACGACCACAAGTTCCTGGGACCCATAACGCTCAGAAAGGGGTTGGCACGTTCGAGAAACCTGGTCGCAATCAGGCTCATCCAGAAGATCGGTGCGTATACAGTTGCAGAATACGCCAGGAGCATGGGCATTCGCTCTAGACTTGCAAAGGTTCTCTCTCTTGCGCTGGGGAGCAGTTCGACCACCTTGCTGGAGATAGTCTCAGCATATGGTGTCTTCGCAAATCAGGGTGTGAGGATTGAACCAACGATGGTGAGGAGGATTACAGGCAGACAGGGCGAAATCATCTATGAGGATGTTCCATATTCTGTGCGGGTTCTTTCTCCGCAAACGGCCTACATAGCCACCAGTATGCTTGAGTCTGTATTGAACGAGGGGACAGGCTATGCCGCAAGGAGCAGGTACCACTTCGTCAGAAGGGCCGCTGGGAAAACGGGCACAACAGACAACTACACGGATGCGTGGTTTATTGGTTTTACGCCCGACCTCGTATGTGGAGTCTGGGTAGGGTTTGATCAGATGAAGAGAATAACTGAGGGTGCCACCGGTGCCAGGGTTGCTCTTCCAGCTTGGGCAGAGTTCATGAAGGCAGCGCAGAAAGGGAGGCCTCCACTTGAGTTTCCGAAGCCCGAGGGGATCACGCATGCAAGAATATGCACAAAGTCAGGGCTTTTGGCGACCGACGCGTGTAATGACACCAGAGATGAGGTCTTCGTTGAAGGGACCAGGCCGACCCAGTTCTGCACGGTGCATAAGCTTGGGATTGATAGATTACTGGAGGATGAGTACCAGTTCGAGAAGCTTGATAGAAAGTCACTCAAGAGTGAAGAGTACAACCTTTCGCCGGGTACGAGATGAGAAGAAGTGCTGCTAGAGGTTCGGTTCTTGCAACCACGATCCTTTTGCTCCCGCTGACGGGCTGGCCTGCGCAGCAGGCGGCTAAATCGCCGTTTGGGGCGATAGTTGCCTCGGCGGTCCTCCCTGGCGGAGGTCAGTTCTATTGTGAGAACTATTTGAGGGGAGCAGTCTTCTGCGCTGCTCAGGCCACTGTTGCTGGCATGATTCTCTACGAACACATATTGACAGAGGAGGCGCATCGGAGGTATAAATTGACAGGGAGTATGGACGATTACGGCGATTACGCGCACCATTTTGACAGGAGATACGACCTGCTGTGGTGGGGCGCTGGGGTATGGGTATTTTCTATGGCGGATGCTTTTGTAGATGCTCATATGTTCAAGTTCGGGAGCAAGAAGCGTGTGAGATTGGGGCTGGCGGAGGAGGGGGCCGGCCTTCAAGTCTCATTGTTTTTCTGAAGAGTGAGAGTGTTTCACGTGAAACAACCGGCTAACATTTTGCCATATAGACGATTAGCTCATATCTGGAGGGGAGTTTGACATGACCAGAGCCTCTGTGGGGAGAAATGTGTCGATTCTGTTGGCGATTCTTTGTGCGGCATGCGCCGCGGGGCAGACCGAAGAAGCAGCCCATCCCTCAGACTCAGCCAGCACAGTAGCTGACACGGCGGTTCAGTATTCGCCTGTGGCGGCCCGCACGCCAGTACTACTGGGGGACTGGCAAGAGCCACTCGATAGGGACCTGATGACGGCAGGAGGGGTGGTCCGAGTGTTGACACCTGTGAATGGCGACCTCTTTGTGGGCGGCGGGCAGGTCACCATTGAAACGTCGGTTGCAGGTGATATTTGGGTTTCGGGGGGAATCGTATCTGTCGGAGGCTCTTGCGAAGGAGATGTCAGGGCAGCGGGCTACCAGG contains:
- a CDS encoding PBP1A family penicillin-binding protein — translated: MSERGAKIVREVLRIVGLLVLFLAVFAAGAGVSGIRFLKKDLPSAHDLEAYQAPLVTRFYDLQDSLLAEFYIEKRMPVPLDRVPKHLIDAVITMEDRKFYEHWGVNLLSVFRAVVSNLRAGRVVRGGSTITQQLARALFLTQERSIVRKMREALLAMEVERTYSKDKILEMYLNQIYFGHGAYGIKSAAETYFNRDIGDVTLAEAALLAAIIRSPAAYSPFSHPEEALRRRSIVLEAMVGAGAIGRREAGQAKNSPLGVKRSTEGTTKVAAYFVEEVRKFIERKFGSRMLYRDGVSVYTTLDIGLQRKAEEVLETWLGSFEEANKFKSTLEKNEPLPESLGFEGTSYLQAALVAIDPRTGYVQAMVGGRSFEDSKFNRATQAHRQPGSAFKPFLWTAAIDNQYTAADIVLDAPIIVPVKDSIYRPSNYDHKFLGPITLRKGLARSRNLVAIRLIQKIGAYTVAEYARSMGIRSRLAKVLSLALGSSSTTLLEIVSAYGVFANQGVRIEPTMVRRITGRQGEIIYEDVPYSVRVLSPQTAYIATSMLESVLNEGTGYAARSRYHFVRRAAGKTGTTDNYTDAWFIGFTPDLVCGVWVGFDQMKRITEGATGARVALPAWAEFMKAAQKGRPPLEFPKPEGITHARICTKSGLLATDACNDTRDEVFVEGTRPTQFCTVHKLGIDRLLEDEYQFEKLDRKSLKSEEYNLSPGTR
- a CDS encoding DUF523 domain-containing protein — encoded protein: MVLISACLLRLCTRYDGNSAPEESAIELLKQGRAIPVCPEQLAGLGTPRPKCTLMGGDGKDVASGKAGIITEDGRNITKILTEACDQIVLLGRTCGAKTAILKEASPSCGVRETTIDWQRSPGMGILAAILLDAGIEVEGL